The proteins below are encoded in one region of Populus alba chromosome 2, ASM523922v2, whole genome shotgun sequence:
- the LOC118044140 gene encoding uncharacterized protein isoform X1, producing MSGGGVRVSIPGNVRKTIQNIKEITGNHSDEEIYAMLKECSMDPNETAQKLLSQDPFHEVKRKRDRKKENMNNRESGDSRWRSGMQGRGSRGGMQGQGSRGGRPSFSPRHTSHDTGGGRNSAAGRDKGTNHAAEKGAGSSLLASEEKHKETTPSASSSAVVANGPTGVVSGNTSAMLASNLPTGSNQHEVTSSPIVVNEVGREADHIDVDKAPTIAFGTGDACRESVPSSNNSSMSVIPASSSKICFSSSNPILKLSNDSCPPGTVGTIKREVGIHQTAGESASEIGVPFMPGKMPSKNQGVGKNQLSDSSQPSFASIQGGSSSSRPSSNYSSRSQLIIGPQKVLSSTVGSNMEWKPKATNPNVAQESGTAGLSDISNIPLQSSGHSQASLGVLDSEEATAKLQKKLEELHLPQRQHVIIPHHIHVPESERNKLSFGSFDASFGVTSSYVSGAESNKSSTPVSETSQGIEEPMEEQAESNQNTPVTAEEGIYPDHPQSPSHVPGNLSAEGDVSSNTVPDYESKQEAALLSGGHQYSVVHTSPGYSFGLVPPMLSGQIMPFENSESQARDVSRLPSFVVQQPFDPTSYYAQFYRSSADGDGRVSPFPTPGVASKYNGNVAVLSPHTSQPPQEGGNSLVLSTAGPTPQVTQSAGLMQSSIAVTQQPVPVFRPPTGLHTSHFPPNYIPYGHYVSPIYVAPGIYQFLSNGAFLQQPPAGSVYPAPPSAAATGVKYSLPQFKPGSNTGNATHIGMPSGYGPYGSSPAGFNPNSAATGGNSTTNDDLGASQFKESNIYITGQQSEGSAVWMTTPGRDISSLPASTFYNLPPQGQHMAFAPTQASHGTYTNIYHPGQPVTAAAVHPLLQQSQAMGGAVDMLGPAASAYQQSQHQQINWPGNY from the exons ATGAGCGGTGGTGGGGTTAGGGTTTCAATCCCGGGCAACGTGAGGAAGACGATCCAGAACATAAAGGAGATCACAGGCAATCACAGTGATGAGGAGATTTATGCAATGCTCAAGGAGTGCTCTATGGATCCCAATGAAACCGCTCAAAAACTTCTCTCTCAAG ATCCATTTCACGAAGTCAAAAGGAAGCGTGACAGGAAAAAAGAG AACATGAACAATAGAGAGTCTGGAGATTCTCGATGGAGGTCTGGCATGCAGGGGCGGGGGAGTAGGGGTGGCATGCAGGGGCAGGGGAGCAGGGGTGGTCGGCCAAGCTTTTCTCCGCGTCATACATCACATG ATACTGGTGGTGGAAGGAATTCTGCTGCTGGAAGGGACAAAGGAACCAACCATGCTGCAGAGAAGGGCGCTGGCTCATCTTTGTTAGCCTCCgaagagaaacataaagaaACTACTCCATCAGCAAG CTCCTCTGCAGTTGTGGCCAATGGTCCAACTGGTGTTGTTTCTGGAAACACTAGTGCAATGCTTGCCTCCAATTTACCTACAGGAAGCAATCAACATGAAGTGACTTCATCACCTATTGTTGTTAATGAGGTGGGAAGGGAAGCAGACCACATCGATGTTGATAAAGCTCCTACTATTGCATTTGGAACTGGGGATGCGTGCAGGGAGTCCGTGCCAAGCTCTAACAACTCCTCCATGTCTGTGATTCCAGCATCTTCTTCAAAAATTTGCTTCTCGTCCTCGAATCCTATACTAAAGCTTTCTAATGATTCATGTCCCCCTGGTACAGTGGGTACAATTAAACGTGAAGTGGGGATCCATCAAACTGCGGGTGAATCAG CTTCCGAGATTGGTGTCCCTTTTATGCCAGGGAAGATGCCAAGCAAAAACCAAGGAGTTGGGAAGAACCAGCTCAGTGATTCTTCCCAGCCTTCTTTTGCATCAATCCAGGGTGGTTCTTCCAGTAGCCGGCCTTCCTCTAACTACAGTAGCAGGTCTCAACTGATAATAGGCCCTCAGAAAG tccTGTCTTCAACAGTTGGCTCTAATATGGAGTGGAAACCAAAGGCAACAAACCCTAACGTAGCACAGGAGTCTGGAACAGCTGGTTTATCTGACATTTCTAATATTCCACTTCAATCCAGTGGCCATTCACAGGCCTCCTTGGGTGTCCTTGATTCAGAAGAAGCAACTGCCAAACTGCAGAAGAAGCTGGAGGAGTTGCATCTTCCACAGCGTCAACATGTTATAATTCCACACCATATCCATGTTCCTGAATCTGAAAGAAACAAATTGAGTTTTGGAAGTTTTGATGCTAGTTTCGGAGTGACGTCAAGTTATGTTAGTGGGGCTGAGAGTAACAAGAGTTCTACACCCGTGTCTGAAACTTCTCAGGGTATTGAAGAACCTATGGAGGAACAAGCTGAAAG CAATCAAAATACACCGGTGACTGCTGAGGAGGGAATTTATCCTGATCATCCACAGTCGCCTTCACATGTACCCGGAAATTTATCAGCTGAGGGTGATGTGTCATCCAACACAGTGCCTGATTATGAGTCTAAGCAGGAGGCTGCATTGTTGTCTGGAGGCCATCAGTACTCGGTGGTTCATACTTCTCCTGGCTACAGTTTTGGTCTTGTGCCTCCAATGTTGAGTGGTCAGATTATGCCATTTGAGAACTCAGAATCTCAAGCACGTGATGTTTCTCGCCTACCTAGCTTTGTG GTCCAGCAACCATTTGACCCTACAAGTTATTATGCCCAATTTTATCGTTCAAGTGCTGATGGTGATGGTCGCGTTTCTCCCTTTCCTACGCCTGGAGTTGCTTCCAAATATAATGGGAATGTTGCAGTGTTGTCTCCACATACTTCACAGCCTCCCCAAGAG GGTGGGAATTCTTTAGTTCTATCCACTGCAGGTCCCACTCCTCAGGTGACCCAATCTGCTGGGCTCATGCAAAGCTCCATAGCTGTGACTCAGCAACCTGTCCCTGTCTTTCGTCCACCAACTGGGTTGCACACATCCCATTTCCCCCCAAACTACATCCCATATGGCCATTACGTCTCCCCAATATATGTGGCTCCAGGTATCTACCAGTTCTTAAGCAATGGTGCGTTCCTACAACAACCTCCGGCTGGCAGTGTGTATCCAGCACCACCATCTGCAGCAGCCACGGGGGTCAAATATTCACTTCCGCAATTCAAACCTGGAAGTAATACAGGAAATGCAACTCACATTGGGATGCCAAGCGGTTATGGACCATATGGCTCCTCTCCTGCTGGTTTTAATCCCAATTCTGCAGCGACAGGAGGAAACTCAACCACAAATGATGATCTTGGTGCATCTCAGTTCAAGGAAAGTAATATCTACATTACTGGGCAGCAG AGTGAGGGTTCGGCTGTGTGGATGACTACTCCTGGCCGAGACATATCTAGCTTGCCAGCAAGTACCTTTTACAACCTTCCTCCTCAAGGTCAGCATATGGCTTTTGCACCAACTCAGGCTTCCCATGGCACCTATACCAATATCTATCACCCTGGGCAACCAGTAACCGCAGCAGCTGTTCACCCACTTCTGCAACAGTCTCAGGCCATGGGTGGAGCTGTTGATATGCTAGGACCTGCAGCCAGTGCTTACCAGCAGTCTCAACATCAACAGATCAACTGGCCTGGCAACTACTAA
- the LOC118044140 gene encoding uncharacterized protein isoform X2, translated as MSGGGVRVSIPGNVRKTIQNIKEITGNHSDEEIYAMLKECSMDPNETAQKLLSQDPFHEVKRKRDRKKENMNNRESGDSRWRSGMQGRGSRGGMQGQGSRGGRPSFSPRHTSHDTGGGRNSAAGRDKGTNHAAEKGAGSSLLASEEKHKETTPSASSSAVVANGPTGVVSGNTSAMLASNLPTGSNQHEVTSSPIVVNEVGREADHIDVDKAPTIAFGTGDACRESVPSSNNSSMSVIPASSSKICFSSSNPILKLSNDSCPPGTVGTIKREVGIHQTAGESASEIGVPFMPGKMPSKNQGVGKNQLSDSSQPSFASIQGGSSSSRPSSNYSSRSQLIIGPQKVGSNMEWKPKATNPNVAQESGTAGLSDISNIPLQSSGHSQASLGVLDSEEATAKLQKKLEELHLPQRQHVIIPHHIHVPESERNKLSFGSFDASFGVTSSYVSGAESNKSSTPVSETSQGIEEPMEEQAESNQNTPVTAEEGIYPDHPQSPSHVPGNLSAEGDVSSNTVPDYESKQEAALLSGGHQYSVVHTSPGYSFGLVPPMLSGQIMPFENSESQARDVSRLPSFVVQQPFDPTSYYAQFYRSSADGDGRVSPFPTPGVASKYNGNVAVLSPHTSQPPQEGGNSLVLSTAGPTPQVTQSAGLMQSSIAVTQQPVPVFRPPTGLHTSHFPPNYIPYGHYVSPIYVAPGIYQFLSNGAFLQQPPAGSVYPAPPSAAATGVKYSLPQFKPGSNTGNATHIGMPSGYGPYGSSPAGFNPNSAATGGNSTTNDDLGASQFKESNIYITGQQSEGSAVWMTTPGRDISSLPASTFYNLPPQGQHMAFAPTQASHGTYTNIYHPGQPVTAAAVHPLLQQSQAMGGAVDMLGPAASAYQQSQHQQINWPGNY; from the exons ATGAGCGGTGGTGGGGTTAGGGTTTCAATCCCGGGCAACGTGAGGAAGACGATCCAGAACATAAAGGAGATCACAGGCAATCACAGTGATGAGGAGATTTATGCAATGCTCAAGGAGTGCTCTATGGATCCCAATGAAACCGCTCAAAAACTTCTCTCTCAAG ATCCATTTCACGAAGTCAAAAGGAAGCGTGACAGGAAAAAAGAG AACATGAACAATAGAGAGTCTGGAGATTCTCGATGGAGGTCTGGCATGCAGGGGCGGGGGAGTAGGGGTGGCATGCAGGGGCAGGGGAGCAGGGGTGGTCGGCCAAGCTTTTCTCCGCGTCATACATCACATG ATACTGGTGGTGGAAGGAATTCTGCTGCTGGAAGGGACAAAGGAACCAACCATGCTGCAGAGAAGGGCGCTGGCTCATCTTTGTTAGCCTCCgaagagaaacataaagaaACTACTCCATCAGCAAG CTCCTCTGCAGTTGTGGCCAATGGTCCAACTGGTGTTGTTTCTGGAAACACTAGTGCAATGCTTGCCTCCAATTTACCTACAGGAAGCAATCAACATGAAGTGACTTCATCACCTATTGTTGTTAATGAGGTGGGAAGGGAAGCAGACCACATCGATGTTGATAAAGCTCCTACTATTGCATTTGGAACTGGGGATGCGTGCAGGGAGTCCGTGCCAAGCTCTAACAACTCCTCCATGTCTGTGATTCCAGCATCTTCTTCAAAAATTTGCTTCTCGTCCTCGAATCCTATACTAAAGCTTTCTAATGATTCATGTCCCCCTGGTACAGTGGGTACAATTAAACGTGAAGTGGGGATCCATCAAACTGCGGGTGAATCAG CTTCCGAGATTGGTGTCCCTTTTATGCCAGGGAAGATGCCAAGCAAAAACCAAGGAGTTGGGAAGAACCAGCTCAGTGATTCTTCCCAGCCTTCTTTTGCATCAATCCAGGGTGGTTCTTCCAGTAGCCGGCCTTCCTCTAACTACAGTAGCAGGTCTCAACTGATAATAGGCCCTCAGAAAG TTGGCTCTAATATGGAGTGGAAACCAAAGGCAACAAACCCTAACGTAGCACAGGAGTCTGGAACAGCTGGTTTATCTGACATTTCTAATATTCCACTTCAATCCAGTGGCCATTCACAGGCCTCCTTGGGTGTCCTTGATTCAGAAGAAGCAACTGCCAAACTGCAGAAGAAGCTGGAGGAGTTGCATCTTCCACAGCGTCAACATGTTATAATTCCACACCATATCCATGTTCCTGAATCTGAAAGAAACAAATTGAGTTTTGGAAGTTTTGATGCTAGTTTCGGAGTGACGTCAAGTTATGTTAGTGGGGCTGAGAGTAACAAGAGTTCTACACCCGTGTCTGAAACTTCTCAGGGTATTGAAGAACCTATGGAGGAACAAGCTGAAAG CAATCAAAATACACCGGTGACTGCTGAGGAGGGAATTTATCCTGATCATCCACAGTCGCCTTCACATGTACCCGGAAATTTATCAGCTGAGGGTGATGTGTCATCCAACACAGTGCCTGATTATGAGTCTAAGCAGGAGGCTGCATTGTTGTCTGGAGGCCATCAGTACTCGGTGGTTCATACTTCTCCTGGCTACAGTTTTGGTCTTGTGCCTCCAATGTTGAGTGGTCAGATTATGCCATTTGAGAACTCAGAATCTCAAGCACGTGATGTTTCTCGCCTACCTAGCTTTGTG GTCCAGCAACCATTTGACCCTACAAGTTATTATGCCCAATTTTATCGTTCAAGTGCTGATGGTGATGGTCGCGTTTCTCCCTTTCCTACGCCTGGAGTTGCTTCCAAATATAATGGGAATGTTGCAGTGTTGTCTCCACATACTTCACAGCCTCCCCAAGAG GGTGGGAATTCTTTAGTTCTATCCACTGCAGGTCCCACTCCTCAGGTGACCCAATCTGCTGGGCTCATGCAAAGCTCCATAGCTGTGACTCAGCAACCTGTCCCTGTCTTTCGTCCACCAACTGGGTTGCACACATCCCATTTCCCCCCAAACTACATCCCATATGGCCATTACGTCTCCCCAATATATGTGGCTCCAGGTATCTACCAGTTCTTAAGCAATGGTGCGTTCCTACAACAACCTCCGGCTGGCAGTGTGTATCCAGCACCACCATCTGCAGCAGCCACGGGGGTCAAATATTCACTTCCGCAATTCAAACCTGGAAGTAATACAGGAAATGCAACTCACATTGGGATGCCAAGCGGTTATGGACCATATGGCTCCTCTCCTGCTGGTTTTAATCCCAATTCTGCAGCGACAGGAGGAAACTCAACCACAAATGATGATCTTGGTGCATCTCAGTTCAAGGAAAGTAATATCTACATTACTGGGCAGCAG AGTGAGGGTTCGGCTGTGTGGATGACTACTCCTGGCCGAGACATATCTAGCTTGCCAGCAAGTACCTTTTACAACCTTCCTCCTCAAGGTCAGCATATGGCTTTTGCACCAACTCAGGCTTCCCATGGCACCTATACCAATATCTATCACCCTGGGCAACCAGTAACCGCAGCAGCTGTTCACCCACTTCTGCAACAGTCTCAGGCCATGGGTGGAGCTGTTGATATGCTAGGACCTGCAGCCAGTGCTTACCAGCAGTCTCAACATCAACAGATCAACTGGCCTGGCAACTACTAA